From a region of the Rhinolophus sinicus isolate RSC01 linkage group LG04, ASM3656204v1, whole genome shotgun sequence genome:
- the LOC141571268 gene encoding uncharacterized protein LOC141571268 has product MAQTEEHTVRGLTGSPRAEEGGGDSRAAPGYGQAVPLRSPSGSEVEGEWETGAETRDDPATAAPPPSHSASASPPRLIPPLSVDALPRPRPQVASVSAPWRPLSAVALRPRLPAPYPRARARPPPAPVSLRRSRERAPVLPALPPRPPFRGFRVLSGFSAQGRLSWTPPSTGEKSVGIRFRRVGRSVPRGPQNHGGIALEVEAVGGSAPSAQARRGLSSSEPWALQLKETWARDPSEIRTLSLRAWSLFWDPHRPNRPPRSAGFPPDSA; this is encoded by the coding sequence ATGGCCCAGACGGAGGAGCACACAGTACGGGGACTGACCGGCTCACCGCGAGCAGAGGAAGGAGGCGGCGACAGCAGGGCGGCTCCGGGGTACGGGCAAGCAGTGCCTCTCCGGAGCCCCAGCGGGTCGGAGGTGGAAGGAGAGTGGGAAACAGGGGCGGAGACCAGGGACGATCCCGCCACCGCCGCGCCCCCGCCTTCCCACTCCGCAAGCGCGTCCCCGCCTCGCCTCATCCCGCCCCTTAGCGTCGACGCCCTCCCTCGGCCCCGCCCACAGGTAGCCTCCGTTTCGGCTCCATGGCGCCCTCTTTCAGCGGTCGCCTTAAGACCCCGCCTCCCTGCCCCTTATccccgcgcgcgcgcgcgcccgCCCCCCGCGCCTGTCTCCCTCCGGCGTTCACGGGAGCGCGCGCCTGTGCTTCCCGCTTTGCCGCCCCGCCCGCCCTTCCGCGGGTTCCGCGTGCTTTCGGGCTTCTCCGCTCAGGGCCGGCTTTCTTGGACACCTCCCTCTACCGGCGAGAAAAGCGTTGGGATCCGATTCCGGAGAGTAGGTAGGAGTGTCCCGCGAGGACCCCAGAACCACGGCGGAATTGCCCTGGAGGTTGAGGCTGTCGGTGGCTCAGCCCCAAGCGCGCAGGCGAGACGCGGGCTGTCGTCTTCGGAGCCCTGGGCCCTTCAGTTGAAGGAAACCTGGGCTCGGGACCCCAGCGAGATCCGTACGTTGTCCCTCCGGGCTTGGAGTCTATTCTGGGACCCGCACCGGCCCAATAG